A window from Culex pipiens pallens isolate TS chromosome 3, TS_CPP_V2, whole genome shotgun sequence encodes these proteins:
- the LOC120426836 gene encoding something about silencing protein 10: MPDKIGIYDVGDHYEPSESEGEYDEREQRLLKDIRDRRGRKAAKDDEEEVLGFDDEEEDYDDEDDDDEVQKFEHDSDIEDKEDDDDLPNRKAWGSKARGFYGADYVDQDYDSLTAQEEERAQLEEIEAKEIQQRLAKELNEADFSLDVFVAEPEAGREGKKKKDKGEIKLKTDLSDLSERQKRELFRKEAPEFDGLVEDFEKNLVECQDTMEPVLKYLKEHGVQDHPFVSFLKTRYDLALSYCNNISFYLLLKSKKIKVKNHPVVKRMVQMKQLLLELDQKYETSIQSQVEQILEHIESGEELIFDDQPSADKPKKAKKKLAMLRNLEASEEPEDEDQSEESDEDDDDDEQPTTKKLRLGSDSEEEQQEDDEEAEVVLDKDGKRKITYQMAKNKGLTAHKRKEQRNIRVKNRRKFQKALVRRKGAIRPVKTETTRYAGEAGGIKAFVKRSVKLK; this comes from the coding sequence ATGCCGGACAAGATCGGCATCTACGACGTGGGCGACCACTACGAGCCGTCCGAGTCGGAGGGTGAGTACGATGAGCGAGAGCAGCGCCTGCTGAAGGACATCCGGGATCGTCGCGGCCGGAAGGCCGCTAAAGACGACGAGGAAGAGGTGCTCGGATTCGACGATGAAGAGGAAGATTACGACGAcgaggatgatgatgatgaggttCAAAAGTTCGAGCACGACAGTGACATCGAAGACAAGGAGGACGATGACGATCTGCCGAACCGGAAGGCGTGGGGTTCGAAGGCGCGCGGGTTCTACGGGGCGGACTACGTGGACCAGGATTACGACAGCTTGACGGCGCAGGAGGAGGAGCGCGCCCAGCTGGAGGAGATTGAGGCGAAGGAGATTCAGCAGCGGCTGGCGAAGGAGCTGAACGAGGCGGACTTTTCGTTGGATGTGTTTGTGGCGGAACCGGAAGCCGGGAGGGAGGGTAAGAAGAAGAAGGATAAGGGGGAGATTAAGCTGAAGACGGATTTGTCCGATTTGAGCGAGCGGCAAAAGAGGGAACTTTTTAGGAAGGAGGCGCCGGAGTTTGATGGGCTGGTTgaggattttgaaaaaaatctggttGAATGCCAGGACACGATGGAACCGGTTCTGAAGTACTTGAAAGAGCACGGAGTGCAGGATCATCCATTTGTCAGCTTTTTGAAGACACGGTATGATCTTGCCTTGAGCTATTGCAACAACATCAGCTTCTATTTGCTGCTGAAGTCGAAAAAGATCAAGGTGAAAAATCATCCGGTCGTAAAACGGATGGTCCAGATGAAGCAGCTGCTGCTTGAACTTGACCAAAAGTACGAAACTTCCATCCAATCACAAGTTGAACAAATCCTAGAGCACATCGAGTCCGGAGAGGAACTCATCTTCGATGACCAACCTTCGGCGGACAAACCCAAAAAGGCGAAAAAGAAGCTGGCCATGCTGCGCAACCTGGAAGCCTCCGAGGAACCGGAAGACGAAGACCAGTCAGAGGAATCAGACgaggatgacgacgacgacgagcaacCCACCACGAAAAAGCTCCGCTTGGGCAGCGACTCCGAAGAGGAACAGCAGGAAGACGACGAGGAAGCGGAAGTGGTGCTGGACAAGGACGGCAAGCGCAAGATCACGTACCAGATGGCCAAGAACAAGGGTCTCACGGCGCACAAGCGCAAGGAGCAGCGCAACATCCGCGTCAAGAACCGGCGCAAGTTCCAGAAGGCGCTGGTGCGACGCAAGGGCGCCATCCGGCCGGTCAAGACGGAGACGACGCGGTACGCTGGGGAGGCGGGCGGAATCAAGGCATTCGTCAAGCGCAGTGTCAAGCTCAAATAG